A stretch of Lachancea thermotolerans CBS 6340 chromosome D complete sequence DNA encodes these proteins:
- the BLI1 gene encoding Bli1p (conserved hypothetical protein), whose amino-acid sequence MTWKAGMKERVLRQHIEGCIDQVQEYVDLESAQAISSFESKAVDHFRCLDGLKAQYNTREDKISEFKRLQSEYATKVDGLEKSIEHFEKLSEEIEEFLVELEVKTKLASKRQS is encoded by the coding sequence ATGACCTGGAAAGCGGGAATGAAAGAGAGAGTACTAAGACAGCATATCGAAGGTTGTATCGACCAGGTCCAGGAATATGTTGACCTCGAATCGGCTCAAGCAATTTcctcttttgaaagcaaAGCTGTGGATCACTTTCGGTGTCTTGATGGGTTAAAAGCCCAATACAATACTAGGGAGGACAAGATTAGTGAGTTTAAACGCCTGCAGTCTGAATATGCTACAAAGGTTGACGGTCTAGAGAAATCTAttgaacattttgaaaaactctcGGAAGAGATTGAGGAGTTTCTGGTGGAATTAGAAGtcaaaacaaagctggCCTCTAAGAGACAGTCTTAA
- the MSS1 gene encoding Mss1p (similar to uniprot|P32559 Saccharomyces cerevisiae YMR023C), whose translation MQRGLYASYRLYSSVPATAFHPTIYALSTSPGQRSAIAVVRVTGSHCKHIYYQLTGAQSPPVPRRCSLRNLYHAAGAKKNLLDSSLVLFFENPKSFTGEDMLELHLHGGRAVIKSVLGAIQSLGDQKKGLDIRYAQPGEFSQRAFQNGRMDLTQAEGVADLIDAETETQRRSALQSFRGQNKALFDGWRSQIVSGIAQLTAIIDFGEDAEIEDTQAILDSVRRNMMNLDKEIKLFVLKIRRSSILQNGVKVALLGSPNAGKSSLLNCITNDDTSIVSDTPGTTRDAIDVPIDVDGYKVVLCDTAGIRSESEDQIEIQGIKRAKAKGSESDLVILVIDPTKTPLVTEDLQRFVKEQIPHNQVIIAVNKTDLVDTKGLKNVRQEVYQIFNGDFPIKSVSCTNFEGIENLVKELSHVFQGLSGTSHDSDPLIVSNRTEEILTKDVMFGLQEFLSFPGTEDVVMACENLAYAAEGIGKITGASVGVEEVLGVVFSRFCVGK comes from the coding sequence ATGCAGCGCGGTCTTTACGCGTCATACAGGTTGTATTCAAGTGTTCCAGCTACCGCATTCCACCCCACCATATATGCCCTCTCAACTTCACCGGGTCAAAGATCAGCCATCGCTGTAGTGAGAGTCACCGGCTCCCATTGCAAGCACATATACTACCAACTAACTGGGGCACAGTCCCCGCCAGTTCCAAGAAGGTGCTCTTTGCGTAACCTCTACCATGCTGCGGGAGCCAAAAAGAACCTCCTTGACTCTTCGCTtgttttgttctttgagaACCCCAAGTCATTTACAGGCGAAGACATGCTAGAGCTGCACTTGCACGGAGGAAGAGCAGTCATCAAAAGTGTGCTTGGTGCGATCCAAAGCCTCGGTGATCAGAAAAAGGGATTGGATATCAGGTATGCTCAGCCAGGTGAGTTTTCGCAACGAGCTTTTCAGAATGGGCGGATGGACCTGACTCAAGCCGAGGGTGTAGCGGACCTTATCGACGCGGAGACAGAAACGCAGCGCCGCAGTGCGCTGCAAAGCTTCCGGGGACAGAATAAAGCGCTTTTTGACGGATGGAGGTCTCAAATAGTGTCAGGTATTGCGCAACTAACCGCCATCATAGATTTCGGAGAGGATGcagaaattgaagacaCGCAAGCCATACTTGACAGCGTCCGTAGGAACATGATGAACCTTGACAAGGAAATTAAGCTATTCGTGCTCAAAATTAGGCGATCAAGCATTCTCCAGAATGGTGTCAAAGTTGCCCTTTTGGGTTCTCCGAATGCAGGAAAGTCTTCTCTGCTAAACTGTATAACGAATGATGATACATCCATCGTGAGCGATACGCCGGGTACAACAAGAGATGCTATCGACGTTCCAATCGATGTAGATGGCTATAAAGTGGTGTTATGCGATACCGCTGGAATCCGGTCCGAAAGCGAAGACCAAATTGAAATTCAAGGCATTAAAAGGGCCAAAGCAAAAGGCTCAGAAAGCGACTTGGTTATACTTGTGATTGATCCGACCAAGACGCCGCTCGTAACTGAAGACCTGCAGCGTTTCGTCAAGGAGCAAATCCCTCACAATCAGGTAATAATCGCCGTAAACAAAACAGATTTGGTAGATACAAAAGGACTTAAAAACGTCCGCCAAGAAGTATACCAGATCTTCAATGGTGACTTCCCCATCAAGTCAGTTTCATGCACAAACTTTGAAGGTATTGAAAATCTCGTAAAAGAGCTATCGCACGTCTTCCAAGGCCTCTCAGGTACGAGTCATGATTCAGATCCCCTTATAGTGTCCAACAGGACAGAAGAGATTCTAACCAAGGATGTCATGTTTGGGCTGcaagagtttttgagctttcctgGTACTGAAGACGTTGTAATGGCTTGCGAAAACTTAGCCTATGCTGCCGAGGGCATTGGCAAAATCACGGGAGCCTCAGTaggcgttgaagaagtccTTGGAGTGGTATTTTCGCGGTTTTGCGTGGGAAAGTGA
- a CDS encoding KLTH0D08118p (conserved hypothetical protein), with protein MKLTSFLNACLVIALPVRICSATALEAQDAQLRQTEILNSWNATTTKCQDRTVPLIDKALSYKFSVDSLERGVSSALSTLRASLQGKDEFCALDIVRVATEQMRWMSLSDVDFSTKISFAAQFSQVKTIYYSVPMLRQLHRCVSYAVASTADSVQWKGFIGEAAKAWYRLISNSASGRDLSQAVELVQNSSKLQKILAKARDEWVLAAPLCERHQDVHTNHINLENAASRVAAFHGPKPGDAPSLLASKDEEDNHTVQGGSVTHAGSMTHVPVNSNESSGVVLRKISSWSVMGAVVVVLSGVALF; from the coding sequence ATGAAGCTCACAAGTTTCCTCAACGCATGTTTAGTCATAGCGCTTCCGGTTAGAATATGTTCTGCAACAGCGCTGGAAGCCCAAGATGCTCAATTGAGGCAGACAGAAATTCTAAATTCGTGGAACGCAACGACGACAAAGTGCCAAGATAGGACAGTGCCGTTAATTGACAAGGCACTTTCGTATAAATTCAGCGTGGACAGCCTTGAGCGCGGCGTTTCCAGTGCACTTTCTACACTCCGTGCATCGCTCCAAGGCAAAGACGAATTTTGTGCCCTTGACATCGTGCGCGTTGCTACTGAGCAAATGCGTTGGATGTCCCTCAGCGACGTAGACTTTTCTACCAAAATCTCGTTCGCAGCGCAGTTTTCGCAGGTGAAAACCATTTACTACAGTGTCCCCATGCTGCGCCAGCTACACCGCTGTGTCTCCTACGCAGTGGCATCAACAGCCGACAGTGTCCAATGGAAGGGTTTCATAGGCGAGGCAGCCAAGGCGTGGTATCGGCTCATATCCAACAGTGCCTCCGGCCGGGATCTAAGCCAAGCGGTCGAGCTGGTCCAAAATTCaagcaagcttcaaaaaatattAGCGAAAGCGAGAGACGAGTGGGTGCTCGCCGCGCCACTCTGCGAAAGGCACCAGGATGTGCACACCAATCATATTAATCTAGAAAATGCTGCGTCGCGTGTGGCAGCCTTCCACGGACCGAAACCCGGCGACGCACCCTCTCTTCTCGCGTCCAAAGACGAGGAAGACAACCATACAGTACAAGGTGGTTCAGTGACCCATGCTGGTTCTATGACACACGTGCCAGTTAACAGCAACGAATCCTCGGGGGTGGTCTTGAGAAAGATCTCTTCATGGTCTGTGATGGGCGCCGTAGTTGTCGTCCTCAGCGGCGTGGCCCTTTTCTGA
- the MRPL3 gene encoding mitochondrial 54S ribosomal protein mL44 (similar to uniprot|P36516 Saccharomyces cerevisiae YMR024W MRPL3 Mitochondrial ribosomal protein of the large subunit) → MSQQLLLSGRLARSLHVVARSKRVWLRGFPAPQRSIHLSPRQRQQQVKLETPELNKYREYYKRLQAAVNDVPEELASKSPSLVTLHRRLNLPESFQLSTLARCLTCRSSRLPSDLNVPSSGAAFTSSVPTSNFYDNHGLNIFGKNLLTYHVTRQTMAKYPRLPTVVLNAAVDAYISQSVLASVGRSWGIELENSSVLDRYLREEPIQVSLGKLRFFNNALKREDGVELITSHNFSEDAAYALAVRSVIGALWAYTHETDPTFAFRFIDDHILSRKLDVTRIFQFEQPARELAVLCRRENLSPPVSKLLAESGRLSKAPVFIVGVFSGAEKLGEGFGSSLKEAKARAATDALMKWYCYEPVQGQAPVIDPGAVIV, encoded by the coding sequence ATGTcccagcagcttcttctaTCAGGCCGATTGGCGCGGAGCCTGCACGTTGTGGCGAGGTCCAAGAGGGTTTGGTTGAGAGGCTTTCCCGCGCCGCAGAGGTCCATACACTTAAGCCCCAGAcagcgccagcagcagGTCAAACTCGAAACGCCTGAGCTGAACAAATACAGAGAATACTATAAAAGGCTTCAGGCGGCCGTTAACGACGTCCCCGAGGAGCTGGCGTCCAAGTCTCCCTCTTTGGTCACACTCCATAGAAGGTTGAATTTACCGGAATCGTTCCAGCTATCCACATTGGCGAGATGCCTGACGTGTCGCTCGTCGCGGCTTCCGTCGGATCTGAACGTGCCCTCCTCAGGCGCGGCCTTCACAAGTAGTGTTCCAACCAGCAACTTCTACGACAACCACGGCCTAAACATATTCGGTAAGAACTTGCTGACCTACCATGTCACGCGACAGACGATGGCGAAGTACCCTCGCCTGCCCACCGTGGTGCTTAATGCTGCGGTGGACGCATATATCTCTCAGAGCGTGCTTGCCAGCGTCGGGAGGTCCTGGGGTATTGAGCTCGAGAACAGCTCGGTGCTTGATAGGTACCTCAGGGAGGAGCCTATCCAAGTCTCTTTAGGCAAACTaagatttttcaacaacgccttgaaaagagaggaCGGCGTGGAACTCATCACAAGCCACAACTTTTCAGAGGACGCCGCATACGCGCTAGCAGTGAGAAGTGTGATTGGCGCTCTCTGGGCGTACACGCACGAAACCGACCCTACATTCGCATTTAGATTCATTGATGACCACATCTTGTCCCGGAAGCTCGATGTGACTCGGATCTTCCAGTTCGAGCAGCCCGCGAGAGAGCTGGCGGTGTTGTGTCGTCGCGAGAATCTGTCCCCACCTGTCTCCAAGCTACTGGCCGAGTCTGGTAGGCTGTCAAAGGCGCCTGTGTTTATTGTGGGCGTATTCTCGGGAGCGGAGAAGCTCGGTGAAGGGTTCGGTTCCTCTctgaaagaagccaaggcTAGAGCTGCCACTGACGCGTTGATGAAGTGGTACTGCTACGAGCCTGTCCAGGGTCAAGCTCCGGTGATCGACCCAGGTGCGGTCATTGTGTAA
- the CSI1 gene encoding Csi1p (conserved hypothetical protein): MDVNLGLGVIVDANHLKETLLATGGYPTQPLCLLLFGGISGSRVDLQRSLELPLIRSEKEDRLVFSETALRDRVHLVESVEPELRLLGVLFITNDLGDVEAIIDELRRLAKGLQYFFTYDTCGTRLTLKCYRSRGQARMEEVPFQLSSSDSVLAAVEALSPNVGKQYDQDEFEEQTSFNRKLLERVEAMIEYMEGGRVSDQALREMFLLTSLLKKGSTQDIEEALLHKEVELQSLDVICSQWETAQSIRGFIK; the protein is encoded by the coding sequence ATGGATGTAAATCTCGGGTTGGGGGTTATCGTAGACGCTAACCACTTGAAGGAGACGCTTCTCGCCACTGGAGGGTATCCTACGCAGCCGCTGTGTCTTCTGTTGTTTGGAGGAATTTCGGGTTCTCGAGTTGATTTACAGAGAAGCTTGGAGCTTCCCCTGATACGCAGTGAAAAAGAGGACAGGCTTGTGTTCAGCGAAACGGCGCTACGAGATCGAGTTCACCTTGTGGAGTCGGTAGAGCCGGAATTGCGGCTCCTGGGGGTACTGTTCATCACCAATGACTTGGGGGACGTCGAGGCCATAATTGATGAGCTGCGGCGGTTGGCAAAGGGGCTTCAATATTTCTTCACATACGACACTTGTGGGACAAGGCTAACATTGAAATGCTATCGAAGTCGGGGTCAGGCCCGCATGGAAGAGGTACCGTTCCAGCTGTCAAGCAGCGACAGCGTGCTCGCGGCTGTGGAGGCACTGAGCCCGAATGTGGGGAAGCAGTACGACCAGGACGAGTTTGAGGAGCAGACTTCATTCAACAGGAAGCTGCTTGAAAGGGTAGAGGCGATGATAGAATACATGGAAGGCGGGCGCGTCTCGGATCAGGCACTGCGAGAGATGTTTCTACTCACGTCGCTTCTGAAAAAAGGCTCCACCCAAGACATCGAAGAGGCCTTGCTTCacaaagaagttgagcttcaaTCTCTGGACGTGATATGTAGCCAGTGGGAGACTGCGCAGTCCATCCGAGGATTCATTAAATAG
- the PEX12 gene encoding ubiquitin-protein ligase peroxin 12 (similar to uniprot|Q04370 Saccharomyces cerevisiae YMR026C PEX12 RING-finger peroxisomal membrane peroxin that plays an essential role in peroxisome biogenesis and peroxisomal matrix protein import forms translocation subcomplex with Pex2p and Pex10p) — MDFYSNLPAASSSIASSIFPTLFEVLSADEIDELLTPSVRYIVANLVARNPNKLTIRFSNWFDEWFVLAAKLTLESYYLKTWDATFIEVFYGLKRINASDAVLLRTLQSNPPVEIPMRLTRFQRRAVLCEKVLAPYVALKLDLLHSKLLARSLLQHPPAQEMGQRVRESLRTLYLRFYPLLKKLLFVLNLAVKLYFLSGRTGSTSLLDLILNIQYTRLSKYDYSRNDRSSTAPGQAVRSRPQRLNRSALLFLCRASFSKIKNLLKLSVSQMLPAFIFLLRVFQWWSSQDLSGEIQRRLNNIDKDIPPPPGRFEKNTEGTCRICNGPIRNPAVIGTGYVFCYPCILDYLPQHEGKCPVTGSQLLGCQYDKDSGHWSIKGVRKLLL; from the coding sequence ATGGACTTTTATTCGAATCTGCCGGCGGCGTCGTCGTCGATTGCTTCGTCGATCTTCCCCACTTTGTTCGAGGTCCTGTCTGCCGATGAAATAGACGAACTCCTCACGCCCTCTGTGCGCTACATCGTGGCAAACTTGGTGGCTCGGAACCCAAACAAGCTCACCATTCGCTTCAGCAACTGGTTCGACGAGTGGTTCGTTCTAGCAGCAAAGCTGACGCTGGAATCGTACTACCTAAAAACCTGGGACGCAACGTTCATAGAAGTGTTTTATGGGCTCAAACGAATAAATGCGTCAGATGCGGTCTTGCTACGGACCCTGCAGTCGAACCCGCCAGTCGAGATCCCCATGCGTCTTACGCGTTTCCAGAGGCGCGCAGTCTTGTGCGAAAAGGTGCTGGCACCCTACGTGGCTCTGAAGTTGGACTTGCTCCACTCTAAGCTACTCGCACGCTCGCTGCTTCAGCACCCCCCCGCCCAGGAGATGGGCCAACGTGTGCGCGAGTCTCTCCGGACCCTTTACCTTCGATTTTATcctcttctcaaaaagctccTGTTTGTTTTAAACCTCGCAGTGAAGCTCTACTTCCTCTCTGGCAGGACCGGTTCAACATCGCTGCTTGACCTCATACTTAACATACAATACACGCGGCTGTCCAAGTACGACTACAGCCGCAACGATCGTAGCAGCACTGCCCCGGGCCAGGCGGTGCGTTCGAGGCCCCAAAGGCTCAACAGATCTGCACTACTCTTCCTTTGTAGGGCTTCCTTCTCGAAGATCAAGAATCTGCTGAAGCTTTCTGTTTCGCAAATGCTCCCTGCTTTCATATTTCTACTAAGGGTGTTCCAATGGTGGTCGTCGCAAGACCTATCCGGCGAGATTCAGCGCAGATTGAACAATATCGACAAGGATATTCCCCCACCGCCCGGCCGGTTCGAAAAGAATACGGAAGGGACCTGCCGCATCTGCAACGGTCCCATCCGCAACCCCGCGGTCATCGGAACAGGCTACGTCTTCTGCTACCCTTGCATCCTCGACTACCTGCCGCAGCATGAGGGCAAGTGCCCTGTGACGGGAAGTCAGCTACTGGGGTGCCAGTACGACAAGGACTCCGGCCACTGGTCCATAAAAGGCGTTAGAAAACTACTTCTGTAA
- the FBA1 gene encoding fructose-bisphosphate aldolase FBA1 (highly similar to uniprot|P14540 Saccharomyces cerevisiae YKL060C FBA1 Fructose 1 6-bisphosphate aldolase required for glycolysis and gluconeogenesis), with the protein MGAQDVLTRKTGVIVGDDVRALFDYAKEHKFAIPAINVTSSSTAVAALEAARDNGSPIILQTSNGGAAYFAGKGISNDGQNAAIRGSIAAAHYIRSIAPAYGIPVVLHSDHCAKKLLPWFDGMLEADEAYFKLHGEPLFSSHMIDLSEESDDENIASCVKYFTRMAKMGQWLEMEIGITGGEEDGVNNEHVSREDLYTKPETVFAVHKALAPISPNFSIAAAFGNVHGVYAPGNVQLRPEILGDFQKYAHGQVKTEEKPLYLVFHGGSGSSNEDFKTAIGHGVVKVNLDTDCQFAYLKGIRDYVLKNKDYLMTPVGNPEGADKPNKKKYDPRVWVREGEKTMSERITEALGVFNTQKQL; encoded by the coding sequence ATGGGTGCCCAAGACGTTCTAACCAGAAAGACCGGTGTCATCGTCGGCGACGATGTCCGTGCCTTGTTCGACTACGCGAAGGAGCACAAGTTCGCTATCCCAGCCATCAACGTTACCTCCTCCTCCACCGCCGTCGCTGCCTTGGAGGCCGCCAGAGACAACGGTTCTCCAATCATCTTGCAGACTTCCAACGGTGGTGCTGCCTACTTCGCCGGTAAGGGTATCTCTAACGACGGCCAGAACGCCGCCATCAGAGGTTCCATCGCCGCTGCCCACTACATCAGATCCATTGCCCCAGCTTACGGCATCCCAGTCGTCTTGCACTCTGACCACTGTGCCAAGAAGTTGCTCCCATGGTTCGACGGTATGCTCGAGGCCGACGAGGCTTACTTCAAGCTGCACGGTGAGCCATTGTTCTCCTCTCACATGATCGACTTGTCCGAGGAGTCCGACGACGAGAACATCGCTTCTTGTGTCAAGTACTTCACCAGAATGGCCAAGATGGGCCAATGGCTAGAGATGGAGATCGGTATCACCGGTGGTGAGGAAGACGGTGTCAACAACGAGCACGTCAGCCGTGAGGACCTCTACACCAAGCCAGAGACCGTCTTCGCCGTCCACAAGGCTCTTGCTCCTATCTCTCCAAACTTCTCCATTGCCGCTGCCTTCGGTAACGTCCACGGTGTCTACGCCCCAGGTAACGTCCAGTTGAGACCAGAGATCCTAGGTGACTTCCAGAAGTACGCCCACGGTCAGGTCAAGACCGAGGAGAAGCCTCTATACTTGGTCTTCCACGGTGGTTCCGGTTCTTCCAACGAGGACTTCAAGACCGCCATCGGCCACGGTGTCGTCAAGGTCAACCTCGACACTGACTGTCAGTTCGCCTACTTGAAGGGTATCAGAGACTACGTCCTGAAGAACAAGGACTACCTCATGACCCCTGTCGGAAACCCTGAAGGCGCTGACAAGCctaacaagaagaagtacgACCCAAGAGTCTGGGTTAGAGAGGGTGAGAAGACCATGTCCGAGAGAATCACCGAGGCTTTGGGCGTTTTCAACACTCAGAAGCAATTGTAA